In Pseudomonadota bacterium, a single window of DNA contains:
- a CDS encoding nitrilase-related carbon-nitrogen hydrolase translates to MKISICQTEPKLLEIQTNLEEIITKINKYRELGSQLIVFPELALTGYFVGPRYHEVALKVDSPEIKQLVAATRGTAAIVGFIEESRSMNFYNAALVAVDGELQYCCRKLNLPNYGVFEEKKYFSHGKRISGFKLNGFNITVFICNDLWHPSLPYLGITQKTDIMVTIFNSSQGSMGDEFCNIESWGIINTFYSRIFGIYNICANRVGYERPRKQRAKDRKGEEVEDLNNNDYFRFWGGSEIINPFGKRVAQACLHEPDEISAEIDKDMLRKKKILLPYLRNDDPHFTHRELSRILYTKKR, encoded by the coding sequence ATGAAAATTTCGATTTGCCAGACGGAACCAAAACTTCTTGAAATTCAGACCAACCTTGAAGAGATCATCACTAAAATCAATAAATATCGGGAACTCGGCTCACAGCTTATCGTCTTTCCCGAACTGGCCCTGACGGGATACTTTGTCGGCCCACGTTACCATGAAGTAGCGCTGAAAGTGGATTCTCCGGAAATCAAGCAACTGGTTGCCGCCACCAGGGGCACTGCCGCAATCGTCGGATTTATCGAAGAGTCACGTTCAATGAACTTTTACAATGCCGCTCTGGTGGCGGTGGACGGCGAGCTTCAATATTGCTGCCGTAAACTGAATCTGCCTAATTATGGCGTTTTTGAAGAAAAAAAATATTTTTCACACGGCAAGAGAATATCGGGTTTCAAACTTAATGGGTTCAATATCACGGTTTTTATCTGCAACGATCTCTGGCATCCATCTCTTCCTTACCTCGGTATTACTCAAAAGACTGACATAATGGTTACCATATTCAACTCCTCACAGGGCTCAATGGGCGATGAATTCTGCAATATTGAAAGCTGGGGGATTATCAACACCTTTTATTCGAGAATTTTTGGAATTTATAATATTTGCGCCAACCGTGTCGGCTATGAAAGGCCGCGAAAACAAAGAGCCAAAGACAGGAAAGGTGAAGAGGTTGAGGATCTGAACAATAATGATTATTTTCGGTTCTGGGGGGGGAGTGAGATTATTAATCCTTTTGGTAAGCGTGTCGCCCAGGCCTGCCTGCACGAGCCGGATGAAATTTCCGCGGAGATAGATAAAGATATGCTGCGGAAAAAGAAAATATTACTTCCCTACCTCCGCAATGATGACCCACACTTCACCCATCGGGAACTCTCAAGGATATTATATACAAAGAAAAGATGA